From a single Nicotiana tabacum cultivar K326 chromosome 8, ASM71507v2, whole genome shotgun sequence genomic region:
- the LOC107800509 gene encoding secreted RxLR effector protein 161-like, whose protein sequence is MKLKAREGDPLSDPSHYRKLIEKFNFLTNTRLDIAFSVQHLSQFMQDPTKSYLKATYHLLRYLKADPSLGIFFSKDVDYMVKAYCDSDWASCPDFRKLVTRCIVLLGNNPISWKSKKQEIISSSSTEAEYRSIRKVVGDLVWLQRLLEELTIPFFSPITESLIFLHHIGINHQLADILTKALTGIKHSSILSKLAVIPSLPT, encoded by the exons ATGAAACTAAAGGCAAGGGAAGGAGATCCTTTGTCAGATCCTAGCCATTATAGAAAGTTGATTgagaaatttaattttttaactAACACTAGATTGGATATAGCTTTTAGTGTTCAGCACCTGAGCCAGTTTATGCAGGATCCAACAAAATCATATTTAAAGGCAACCTATCACCTGTTGAGATACTTGAAGGCTGATCCTAGCCTAGGAATTTTCTTTTCCAAAGATGTTGACTACATGGTAAAAGCATACTGTGACTCTGATTGGGCATCCTGCCCAGACTTCAGGAAATTAGTCACTAGGTGCATTGTCCTGCTGGGAAATAACCCTATCAGCTGGAAATCAAAAAAGCAGGAAATCATTTCTTCGTCATCAACAGAAGCAGAATACAGGTCCATCAGGAAAGTAGTTGGGGATCTGGTGTGGTTACAAAGGTTACTTGAGGAACTCACAATCCCATTCTTCAGCCCTATTACA GAGAGCCTCATTTTTCTACATCACATTGGGATTAATCATCAGCTTGCAGACATTCTCACTAAAGCACTAACAGGGATTAAACACTCCAGCATTCTTAGCAAGTTGGCAGTGATACCCTCACTTCCAACTTGA